In the Thermococcus sp. MAR1 genome, one interval contains:
- a CDS encoding flippase-like domain-containing protein: MLESIATSAQQYFSVVVSASLKYLILAFLTYYVSVVLYGIRWKLVLRGVGRDAPLHELIKAILASIFMNNVTPMSRSGGELLRMAWVSKRANIPTGVSAVSIVYERILETIPIFALFLVGMMYFSSGEPLPFIILGIAGVILVWIKWDAFVRLSLRLFRTPVTDEEMRKITALRSMHSLNMAAVLLSSTVWLLDVVRLKLIALAFGLNLAWSFIAVISIANLLFGLIAFTPGGVGIIEGGLVGTLTYFGIPMALAVSITLLERFVSYVASSLVGLAVLLTSGGVEIWKALRSQ, from the coding sequence ATGCTGGAGAGTATCGCAACGTCGGCGCAGCAGTATTTTTCAGTGGTCGTTAGCGCGTCCCTCAAGTACCTCATCTTAGCCTTTCTCACGTACTACGTGAGCGTCGTTCTCTACGGCATCCGCTGGAAGCTCGTTCTGAGGGGCGTCGGTAGAGACGCACCCCTGCATGAGCTCATCAAGGCTATCCTAGCTTCGATTTTCATGAACAACGTCACTCCAATGAGCAGGAGCGGGGGAGAACTGCTCAGAATGGCATGGGTTTCTAAAAGGGCGAACATACCCACGGGAGTTTCCGCGGTCAGCATAGTCTACGAGCGCATACTGGAAACCATCCCCATATTCGCCCTGTTCTTAGTTGGTATGATGTACTTCTCATCCGGGGAACCCCTCCCGTTCATAATCCTCGGTATAGCCGGCGTGATCCTGGTATGGATTAAGTGGGATGCCTTCGTGAGGCTCTCACTCAGGCTTTTCCGAACCCCCGTGACGGATGAAGAGATGCGAAAGATAACTGCACTCCGGAGCATGCACAGCCTCAACATGGCTGCGGTGCTGCTCAGCTCCACCGTGTGGCTCCTCGATGTCGTCAGATTGAAACTCATAGCCCTCGCCTTTGGCCTCAACCTGGCGTGGAGCTTCATAGCGGTTATCTCAATAGCCAACCTGCTGTTTGGCCTCATCGCCTTCACCCCCGGAGGTGTGGGAATAATCGAGGGGGGCCTCGTTGGAACACTCACGTACTTCGGCATCCCAATGGCGCTCGCGGTTTCGATAACCCTCTTGGAGCGCTTTGTCTCGTACGTCGCCAGCAGTCTAGTGGGGCTAGCGGTTCTCCTGACGTCCGGAGGGGTCGAGATATGGAAAGC
- a CDS encoding thiamine-phosphate kinase: MEREIIELFTRHLGIQGDLSLGDDAGAIKLGDEWLVATNDMLVRKTDVPDIMTPEQVGFKIVTMNVSDVAAMGAKPLGFLFSLGVPRDIEMDYLEGIAEGIGKALEFYEVPVLSADTNEADDLIIDGIALGRTKRLLTRSGAKPGDLVCVTGDIGRALAGLLVWKHGLNVPPSTKKALYEKLLEPRARVREGIELSRIANGAIDISDGLSKELHLLAGMSGVRIEIDARKLPIGGEVREVAEALGLDPIEIALASGEEFELVFTVPEGRVDDLQMEFTVIGRVERGDGVYITIDGKRQKMPVLGWEHLAQGAKGTYREMFR, encoded by the coding sequence GTGGAGAGGGAGATAATCGAGCTCTTTACGAGGCACCTCGGAATTCAGGGCGATTTATCTCTGGGTGACGACGCCGGGGCAATCAAGCTCGGCGACGAATGGCTGGTAGCAACCAACGACATGCTGGTGAGAAAAACGGACGTGCCGGATATAATGACGCCCGAGCAGGTAGGCTTCAAGATAGTCACCATGAACGTGAGCGACGTTGCTGCCATGGGAGCGAAACCCCTGGGATTTCTCTTCTCATTGGGTGTTCCGCGGGATATTGAGATGGACTATCTCGAGGGCATTGCGGAGGGGATAGGAAAGGCCCTTGAGTTTTATGAAGTCCCAGTTCTCAGCGCCGACACGAACGAAGCGGACGATTTGATAATAGACGGAATCGCCCTTGGAAGGACGAAGAGACTCCTCACGAGGAGCGGGGCAAAGCCGGGTGACCTGGTCTGCGTGACCGGCGACATCGGCAGGGCTCTGGCGGGCCTTCTCGTCTGGAAGCACGGGCTCAACGTTCCCCCTTCCACAAAAAAAGCGCTCTATGAAAAGCTTCTTGAACCCCGGGCAAGGGTTCGCGAGGGAATCGAACTGAGCAGGATTGCAAACGGAGCAATAGACATAAGCGACGGCCTGAGTAAAGAACTGCACCTACTGGCCGGGATGAGCGGTGTGAGGATAGAGATCGATGCCCGAAAGCTGCCGATCGGGGGGGAGGTCAGGGAAGTGGCCGAGGCCCTTGGGCTGGATCCAATTGAAATTGCCCTCGCGAGCGGGGAGGAGTTCGAACTCGTTTTCACAGTACCCGAGGGAAGGGTAGATGATCTCCAGATGGAGTTCACCGTGATAGGACGGGTCGAGAGGGGGGACGGTGTGTACATTACCATCGACGGAAAAAGACAGAAGATGCCCGTTCTAGGCTGGGAACACCTTGCCCAGGGAGCAAAAGGGACGTATAGAGAGATGTTCCGATAA
- the galT gene encoding galactose-1-phosphate uridylyltransferase — MRELRYNPLTGQWVMVSAVRRKRPWRPKNFCPFCPGSEETGYGWEVLLLPNRFPMLSFDAPRTERGGFYRKARALGQCSVIVETPEHDVKDLDGLSLDAMARVVELWKNITAELKKNPGIAYVSIFRNKGEEIGVSLTHPHGQLYAMPFIPLKVRLKIGNSRGYFKRTGECLFCRILREEMEGERAIYENRSFAVFLPFFANWPFEIHIYPKRHVQWLTQLAEEELMDLADALRTATGTLNTVLERDMPYTMMVYQAPFKGSYDFYHLHIEFYPILRDNGKIKYAAGIEMGTWDFTYDGVPEENAEKLRKACRKVIKRTGSRGRCFT, encoded by the coding sequence ATGAGGGAGCTGAGGTACAATCCCCTGACCGGTCAGTGGGTCATGGTCTCCGCGGTGAGGAGGAAACGCCCGTGGCGACCGAAGAACTTCTGCCCCTTCTGTCCCGGGAGCGAGGAGACCGGCTACGGCTGGGAGGTTCTCCTACTTCCGAACAGGTTCCCCATGCTGTCCTTCGATGCCCCCAGGACCGAGCGAGGTGGGTTTTACAGGAAGGCACGGGCTCTCGGCCAGTGCAGCGTGATAGTTGAAACGCCTGAGCACGACGTCAAAGACCTCGACGGGCTTTCCCTCGACGCTATGGCCCGGGTTGTTGAATTATGGAAAAATATAACCGCAGAACTGAAGAAAAATCCTGGAATTGCCTACGTCTCAATCTTTAGAAACAAGGGCGAGGAGATAGGTGTTAGCCTGACCCATCCCCACGGCCAGCTCTACGCGATGCCGTTTATACCCCTCAAGGTTCGCCTCAAAATCGGGAACTCGAGGGGATACTTCAAACGCACCGGCGAGTGCCTCTTCTGCAGGATTCTAAGAGAAGAGATGGAGGGTGAGAGGGCAATCTACGAGAACAGAAGCTTTGCAGTCTTTTTACCCTTCTTCGCGAACTGGCCCTTTGAGATCCATATCTATCCTAAAAGGCACGTTCAGTGGCTCACCCAGTTGGCGGAGGAAGAGCTCATGGATTTGGCCGACGCTCTCAGAACTGCGACAGGAACCCTCAACACTGTCCTGGAGAGGGACATGCCGTACACTATGATGGTCTACCAGGCACCGTTCAAGGGGAGTTACGATTTCTACCACCTCCACATCGAGTTCTACCCAATCCTGAGGGACAACGGGAAAATCAAGTACGCCGCAGGGATAGAGATGGGAACCTGGGATTTCACCTACGATGGAGTTCCAGAGGAGAATGCGGAGAAGCTTAGAAAAGCGTGCAGAAAGGTGATAAAAAGAACCGGCTCGAGGGGAAGGTGCTTTACTTAG